A region of the Chitinispirillum alkaliphilum genome:
AATCGAAAATATCACTACACAGGGTAAATTGCACAGTTAAGCATTTACCCGAGCTACCGGACATTAACCTATTAGATGAAAAAAAAAAGCTGTTCTCTCAGAGAACAGCTTAAATACAGTGACCAGTTATGATTTACAATTAGTGGCTTATTTTATCAGGTATTTGGTGAGTAGCCGTACTCCGTATCCTGTCGCAAACTGGGGGATTTCTCCCTTAGCGCCTCCTTCATTGAAAGCCGTACCCGCAATATCTATATGAGCCCAGGGGCATTCTTCCACAAATTCTTTAAGAAATGCAGCGCCGATAATTGAGCTTGCATGACCCCTTTTTAGCTTCGCAAGGTTTCTTATATCACAGATATCACTTTTTATGGTTTGGCTGTACTCTTCATATAAAGGTAATCTCCACAACCGTTCACCACTACTCTCACCCGCTTCAAACAACTCTTGGGCAAGTTGATCGTTATTTGAAAAAAGACCAGCTACTATATCACCTAAAGCCACAAGAACACCCCCTGTAAGAGTTGCCAGATCCACAATTGTAGAAGGAGAGTGTTTTTTCAGGCAATAGGAAATCGCATCAGCCAATACAAGGCGTCCTTCCGCATCTGTATTACATATTTCAACGGTTTTACCTGAATAGGAGCGGTAAACATCTCCGGGAAAATAGGCATTTGACCCTATTGCATTGTGAGCTGCTGCGATTACCCCAACAACATTGATTTTTGGTTTCAATGCGCCGATGCATTTCATTGTCGCAAGAACTGCAGCTGAGCCCGCCATGTCTTCACGCATGGTTTCAATACTGCCACTGGGCTTTAAATTCTGCCCTCCGGAGTCGAATGTAATACCTTTCCCGATTATGGCTGTTTTTTCCTTTGATTTTCGGTTTGCTGTGTACTCAATAATTATTAGTCTTGGAGGGTAGGGGGAACCCTTGCCCAC
Encoded here:
- a CDS encoding Cytosol aminopeptidase PepA; its protein translation is MDFSGNDCEITVRYEEETAHVYCGLGKTDQINPGKLRGASARGVQKAMELKRSKVVLMIPEEKWCKKMEATALVEGAILGSYRFVKYKSEKPPRIDTLEVVSSTLTLNDIKNTDILCSNVNYARDLVNENASVMTPEALAKEARSLGNTCGMKVTVLDEKELRRQKLSLIDAVGKGSPYPPRLIIIEYTANRKSKEKTAIIGKGITFDSGGQNLKPSGSIETMREDMAGSAAVLATMKCIGALKPKINVVGVIAAAHNAIGSNAYFPGDVYRSYSGKTVEICNTDAEGRLVLADAISYCLKKHSPSTIVDLATLTGGVLVALGDIVAGLFSNNDQLAQELFEAGESSGERLWRLPLYEEYSQTIKSDICDIRNLAKLKRGHASSIIGAAFLKEFVEECPWAHIDIAGTAFNEGGAKGEIPQFATGYGVRLLTKYLIK